A genomic stretch from Cygnus atratus isolate AKBS03 ecotype Queensland, Australia chromosome 27, CAtr_DNAZoo_HiC_assembly, whole genome shotgun sequence includes:
- the GKN2 gene encoding gastrokine-2 codes for MTISNEKNVADVHVRSGMYSSDTIFDYSHGYVATRLFSRNACFILKISEASIPELQEIGRLAFEKKTMKKVYSPQNVWVQFQASNSLFGDIKDWFLYGKPIEQLCKGLPLYKLVKTEQPLLNSHSCASAGIPTILGINICESLQKS; via the exons ATGACTATCAGCAATGAGAAGAACGTTGCTGACGTCCATGTCCGTTCTGGCATGTACTCCTCTGACACTATTTTTGACTACAGTCAT ggATATGTTGCAACAAGGCTGTTTTCACGAAatgcttgctttattttgaaaatatctgagGCTTCCATCCCAGAGCTGCAAGAAATTGGACGCCTGGCTTTTGAGAAAAAG aCTATGAAGAAAGTGTATTCTCCACAAAACGTGTGGGTACAGTTTCAAGCCAGCAATTCCCTGTTTGGAGATATCAAGGATTGGTTTCTCTATGGTAAACCCATTGAACAACTCTGCAAGGGTCTGCCTCTCTACAAGCTTGTGAAGACTGAACAAC caCTACTGAATTCTCATAGCTGTGCCAGCGCAGGAATTCCAACCATTCTGGGCATCAATATCTGTGAAAGCCTCCAAAAATCCTAA
- the LOC126913588 gene encoding gastrokine-1-like, whose product MKFTIVIAFLGVLLAPAPADKNSKENIKRYHGEYSHYPLDDTAVDSGSNKHSEIWKTVWDTKTGYIATKVFTKKTCIISKADTRFFPANERFSAPPQGDKESRPQHLPPRVNRYIISKNRLHNLRPYGERIQNLCQGTPSYFAYPTPGTSEERPVPSS is encoded by the exons ATGAAGTTCACT ATTGTGATTGCTTTTCTTGGAGTTCtcctggctccagctcctgccgATAAG aacagcaaggaaaacattAAGAGGTACCATGGTGAATATTCACACTATCCTTTGGATGACACTGCAGTCGACTCCGGCTCAAATAAGCACTCGGAGATCTGGAAAACTGTCTGGGACACCAAGACT ggCTACATTGCAACCAAGGTATTTACAAAAAAGACCTGCATCATTAGTAAAGCTGACACAAGATTCTTCCCTGCTAATGAACGATTTTCTGCACCACCTCAGGGAGACAAG GAGTCTAGACCTCAGCACCTTCCACCCAGAGTGAATCGTTACATTATCTCAAAAAACAGACTCCATAACTTGCGCCCATATGGAGAACGCATTCAAAATCTGTGCCAAGGAACACCCTCTTACTTTGCTTACCCAACCCCTG GAACAAGTGAAGAGAGACCGgttccatcctcttga
- the GKN1 gene encoding gastrokine-1, whose product MKFTIVATVLLGLLLTPALAEYFQNVKSVKKQPFYRRIDIGIGYQILTIDSETLVAVIEDKTTHESWKTVWNYDTGFIASKVLSENVCYISRMDKIVMPALSSIAVLAEETKNVKGERVISKGIRYVISNRRIRDLNSYGPEIYSLCRGLTTYLAYQEQQQDQGSQVWYNQNSCYRLDVLNLLGIDYCQAQNV is encoded by the exons ATGAAATTCACT aTTGTGGCTACAGTCCTTCTTGGACTCTTGCTGACTCCAGCTCTTGCTGAATAC TTTCAGAATGTGAAATCAGTCAAGAAACAACCCTTCTACAGGAGAATCGACATTGGCATTGGCTACCAAATTCTGACCATCGATAGTGAGACCCTTGTGGCAGTTATTGAGGACAAAACAACCCATGAATCATGGAAAACTGTTTGGAACTATGATACA GGCTTTATTGCAAGCAAAGTATTGTCAGAGAATGTCTGCTACATTTCTAGAATGGACAAAATTGTGATGCCTGCTCTTTCTTCAATTGCTGTACTTGCTGAAGAGACTAAG AACGTGAAAGGCGAAAGAGTGATTTCAAAGGGTATCAGATACGTCATCTCAAACAGACGTATCCGTGACCTCAATTCCTATGGACCAGAGATCTACAGTCTGTGCAGAGGACTCACAACTTACTTGGCTTAtcaagaacagcagcaggaccagg gatCCCAGGTTTGGTACAACCAAAACTCATGCTACAGACTTGATGTCCTGAATCTTTTGGGCATTGACTACTGTCAGGCTCAGAACGTTTGA